A single Plasmodium yoelii strain 17X genome assembly, chromosome: 10 DNA region contains:
- a CDS encoding nuclear transport factor 2, putative, giving the protein MDMLNPQFEAIGKEFVNHYFQLFNTGRNELASLYKDISMMSFENDQCRGTNQIIERLNKLPPTVVHKCLSLDIQPTPNNGILILVCGDIIIEENKPLKFVRTFHLFPLPNGGYFIFNDLFRFCIS; this is encoded by the exons atggATATGCTAAATCCTCAATTTGAAGCAATTGGAAAGGAATTTGTAAACCACTATTTCCAGCTATTTAATACGGGAAg AAATGAATTAGCTAGCCTTTATAAAGACATAAGTATGATGAGTTTCGAAAATGACCAATGCAGAGGAACTAACCAAATAATCGAACGATTAAATAAATTGCCACCAACAGTAGTACATAAATGCTTAAGCTTGGATATTCAACCCACCCCAAATAATGgtattttaatattagttTGTGGTGATATAATTATTGAAGAAAATAAGcctttaaaatttgttagGACTTTTCATCTATTCCCTTTACCCAATGGCGGATATTTCA ttTTCAATGATTTATTCAGATTTTGTATTAGTTAA
- a CDS encoding mini-chromosome maintenance complex-binding protein, putative: MNVLNQIDTFFLDYTKTKGIKKIDSDWDEGIIVNRYIELGNGISKSLNDDKKNTEQCEEKKEQKICNLTNEKPSDENKKIDSKNDISETLIKEKGNNSLPNNNTVDNCVCINSFPDLNELKDATLVRWTCMVQQIISPECYLGIYKLRNKKTGEIILKSSKYRDYIDMDDNWEVIEENEKKNAIGEYYESSYDKYNDITEQADKDNANENNKSANNCRIKTEINKMDNENKTDNNKFDQNCDEVIIGKENEEDYTKNDKKDIMFYDNYNNFTKYWNRYLFLCTNIPGSKGSWCKNLYEYTSYLSNSEFFLKNPNNYEQNDNKNSDPIGHSCKLVHTSESKLIKSSDNIKNEKGNTCPNPSENDLKSNVNNDISNSLLKTEQTQNETVKEEKDKEFITSKKMRCIVKIYDANSQYNGKNVEGFLKLNDIIEIIGIFRKHQIKDYEDYQKNLNYYFSHDQNFLKYPCIHVFRYTKINVFNPINNCILFKNDLTNILESGPFNNINDLRKHLIIYISTHFSNDLLVAHYIFFYLCASYINESKLKLGKFSLSIFNLLTKNISSDKTYQKNSNSLSNDQKDLNYVKRDITKSEEPLKNTIKQIPNIQNINNDGKALANNIININNMFINLVPLYRYIPLSLSKLNSDYLSSVMNNDSGELKKGKLQLANNTYIAFDECLLDVGNLNSIGIKNFHCIESLITSQELPYIFNTDITFETQNNILILSKKKSMFYNYIDISVPILQKEREPLDTCNVEKESSLSEASKIETSKNIEVDNLKTTQKNDIGMDQNESNNDENVSKFISFSNDFKNTYENYKPNENELMQFRRYINYILSKNHSAKITTDIQNYITDYFVTLRQTNKSINQFILNTWICMSRIFAFSDGSDEITKDHWNYIMDLEEERRVRMDNLDRIYV, from the coding sequence ATGAACGTATTAAATCAAATAGATACCTTTTTTTTAGATTATACAAAAACTAagggaataaaaaaaatagattcAGATTGGGATGAAGGTATAATAGTTAATAGATATATAGAACTAGGAAATGGAATATCAAAAAGTCTTAACgacgataaaaaaaatactgaACAATGTGAAGAGAAGAAAGAACAGAAAATTTGTAATCTAACAAATGAAAAACCTTCAgatgaaaacaaaaaaatagactcaaaaaatgatatttctGAAACacttataaaagaaaaaggaaataattcTCTTCCCAATAATAATACTGTAGATAATTGTGTATGCATAAATTCATTTCCTGATTTAAACGAATTAAAAGATGCAACATTAGTTAGATGGACTTGTATGGTTCAGCAAATAATTTCTCCTGAATGTTACCTTGGgatttataaattaagaaacaaaaaaactggagaaataattttaaaaagctCAAAATATAGAGACTATATTGACATGGACGATAATTGGGAAGTaattgaagaaaatgaaaaaaaaaatgcgaTTGGTGAATACTATGAATCAAGctatgataaatataatgacaTCACTGAACAAGCAGATAAGGATAAtgcaaatgaaaataataaatcagCTAATAATTGCAGAATTAAGACAGAGATAAACAAAAtggataatgaaaataaaactgataataataaattcgATCAAAACTGTGATGAAGTAATAATAGGAAAGGAAAACGAAGAAGATTACACGAAAAATGATAAGAAAGATATTAtgttttatgataattataataatttcacCAAATATTGGAatagatatttatttttatgtacaaATATACCAGGAAGTAAAGGTTCATGGTGTAAAAATTTGTATGAATATACTTCATATCTTAGTAAttctgaattttttttaaaaaacccaaataattatgaacaaaatgataataaaaattcagATCCAATTGGACATTCATGCAAATTAGTTCATACTAGTGAATCTAAATTGATCAAAAGCtcagataatataaaaaatgaaaaaggtAACACGTGCCCTAATCCTTCGGAAAATGATTTAAAGAGCAATGTAAATAATGACATATCAAATTCTTTATTAAAGACTGAACAAACTCAAAATGAAACTGtgaaagaagaaaaagataAAGAATTTATTACCTCCAAAAAAATGAGATGTATAGTAAAAATTTATGATGCTAATAGTCAATATAACGGGAAAAATGTAGAaggttttttaaaattaaatgatataaTTGAAATAATAGGTATATTTCGTAAACATCAAATAAAAGATTATGAAGACtatcaaaaaaatttgaattattatttttcccaTGATcagaattttttaaaatatccaTGTATTCATGTCTTTCGTTATACtaaaataaatgtttttaatCCTATAAACAATTGTAtactatttaaaaatgatCTTACAAATATTTTAGAAAGTGGTCCattcaataatataaatgatttgAGAAAAcatctaataatatatatttctacaCATTTTTCTAATGATTTATTAGTTgctcattatatatttttttatttatgtgcAAGTTATATTAATGAGAGCAAATTAAAATTGGGCAAATTTAGTCTAAGTATTTTTAACttgttaacaaaaaatatttctagCGACAAAacatatcaaaaaaattccAATTCATTAAGCAATGATCAAAAGGATttaaattatgtaaaaaGAGATATAACAAAATCAGAAGAGCCACtaaaaaatactattaaACAAATCCCCAAcatacaaaatattaataatgatggAAAAGCACTTGCTaacaatattataaatataaataatatgttcaTAAATTTGGTTCCtttatatagatatattccTCTCTCTTTAAGTAAATTAAACAGTGACTATTTATCATCTGTTATGAATAACGATAGTggagaattaaaaaaaggaaaactTCAGCTAGCTAATAATACTTACATTGCTTTTGATGAATGTTTATTAGATGTAGGTAATCTTAATAGCATtggtataaaaaattttcattGCATAGAAAGTTTAATAACATCACAAGAACTAccgtatatttttaatactgATATTACTTTTGAAacgcaaaataatatattaattttatccaaaaaaaaatcaatgtTTTACAATTATATCGACATATCGGTTCCTATACTTCAAAAAGAGAGAGAACCTTTAGACACATGTAATGTCGAGAAGGAATCATCTTTAAGTGAAGCTAGCAAAATAGAAACctcaaaaaatatagaagTAGACAACTTAAAAACAACTCAAAAAAATGACATTGGAATGGATCAAAATGAAtctaataatgatgaaaatgtttcaaaatttatttcattttcaaacgattttaaaaatacctatgaaaattataagcCAAATGAAAATGAACTTATGCAATTTAGaagatatataaattatatattatcaaaaaatcATTCTGCAAAAATTACTACAGATATACAGAATTATATTACAGATTATTTTGTTACATTGAGACAAACAAATAAGTCCATAAACCAATTTATTCTAAATACATGGATATGTATGTCAAGAATATTTGCATTTTCAGATGGATCTGATGAGATAACTAAAGATCACTGGAACTATATTATGGATCTTGAGGAGGAAAGACGAGTCCGAATGGATAATTTAGATCGAATTTATGTctaa
- a CDS encoding p1/s1 nuclease, putative produces MGFIKYLISCGLFSLLLLKEVVCWSDEGHMLISAIAYEGLDDREKKILTQIFQNYKEDNDFNNHIYAAVWPDHIKYYEHPVDTTKRMDGISIMDRWHYINVPYNPTNIDLDMYHKEYYKDTDNSLTISRKIFQDLKLMEKKNNYGSYFSYNFQLRYFIHVFGDMHQPLHTATFFNKHFIKGDFGGTAINVNYNNRTEKLHHLCDCVFHARDKKWPSATVEEVTNDARTLMNTYPPEYFGNRLNNGMDEYEYLGYIVEDSYAQAIDHIYYAFPFESLNRHTAYTLTNAYVINLKKVLNEQIALGGYRLTRYLKTIIANVPDDLLQTGNI; encoded by the coding sequence atgggatttattaaatatctAATTTCCTGTGGATTATTTTCCTTATTACTTTTGAAAGAAGTTGTTTGTTGGTCAGATGAAGGTCATATGCTAATAAGTGCTATAGCCTATGAAGGACTTGATgatagagaaaaaaaaattttaacacaaatatttcaaaattaCAAAGAAGATAACGATTTCaataatcatatatatgCAGCTGTGTGGCCCGATCATATTAAGTACTATGAACACCCTGTAGACACTACTAAAAGAATGGATGGTATAAGTATAATGGACAGATGGCATTATATTAATGTACCATATAATCCTACTAATATTGATTTAGATATGTATCataaagaatattataaAGATACAGATAATTCATTAACAATATcaagaaaaatatttcaagatttaaaattaatggaaaaaaaaaacaattatggtagttatttttcatataactTCCAATTAAGATATTTTATTCATGTTTTTGGTGACATGCATCAACCTTTACATACTGCCACTTTCTTTAACAAACATTTCATAAAAGGAGATTTCGGTGGAACAGCTATTAATGTCAATTATAATAACCGTACCGAGAAATTACATCACTTATGTGATTGCGTTTTTCATGCCCGAGATAAAAAATGGCCAAGTGCTACTGTAGAAGAAGTAACAAACGATGCCCGTACCTTAATGAATACATACCCCCCTGAATATTTTGGAAATAGATTAAACAACGGAATGGATGAGTATGAATATTTAGGTTATATAGTTGAGGATAGTTATGCTCAAGCTATTGACCATATTTATTATGCTTTCCCATTTGAAAGTTTAAATAGACACACCGCATACACTTTAACAAATGCATATGTtatcaatttaaaaaaagttttAAATGAACAAATTGCTTTGGGAGGTTACAGATTAACTAGATATTTAAAAACTATAATTGCAAACGTCCCTGACGATCTTTTACAAACCGGTAATATTTAG
- a CDS encoding methyltransferase, putative, with product MVQFVKRKNKDDSHKRHRHNRYSNLMHERNIHKSSITNFEELGEKYAYLNRYLIVNKKGKKFYNFEKTIATYVLSKALLKEHYNLHFFLPYIYVEKLYHKIDDIITSSSHNNNNKQYFLYYNEEELYDIRKNSLLEAYNEYTDNLLHLIDAYEEGIQNKINKEITYPNLKNQNDQPKNNFLCPCVPGRANYIHIIADLTIINSLENYKDNINTYIYRNNNDINNTPILLYGNIIKVLDVGVGANCIYPLLGNIVYKWSFIGVDINIDSLKYSYINIILNNKENDILLKYQHDKHKIFLNVIKHSDLYFFTMCNPPYYTLLEEFNKNPFRNVEANIDEVVYYSENNNEENCNDEIANINDDNKYDICNNVSSYNAHEQISNNNKMKENEENYNSPKNDNNTPFIGPRNSNMDVKTKDINSHLHKGGEYKFIMKMINESKIFFYNVIWFTTLVSKKSNVKLIKNEIIQSMRLYSVHKKKQINFLNDVITNNLYFDKFFYFKNINSSSFPLYISQYRIFESYTGRITRWILCWSYYNESQINYLKKKFYEKNIENPT from the coding sequence ATGGTACAATTtgtgaaaagaaaaaataaggaTGACAGCCACAAGAGGCATCGACATAATCGATATTCTAATTTAATGCATGAAAGAAATATTCACAAAAGTTCTATAACAAATTTTGAAGAATTGGGggaaaaatatgcatatttaaatAGGTATTTAATTGTGAATAAAAAGGGAAAGAAATTTTATAACTTTGAAAAAACAATAGCTACCTATGTTTTAAGTAAAGCTTTGTTAAAAGAGCATTAtaatcttcatttttttctgccatatatatatgttgaaaagttatatcataaaattgATGATATTATTACATCATCgtcacataataataataataaacaatattttttgtattataatGAAGAGGAATTATAtgatataagaaaaaattcACTTTTGGAAGCATATAATGAATACACAGATAATTTGTTACATCTTATTGATGCATATGAAGAAGgcatacaaaataaaattaacaaagAAATAACATATCCTAATTTGAAAAATCAAAATGACCaaccaaaaaataattttttatgccCATGTGTACCTGGGAGAGCTAATTACATTCATATAATAGCAGACCTTACAATTATAAATTCTTTAGAAAATTATaaggataatataaatacatacatatatagaaacaataatgatattaataataccccaatattattatatggaaatataataaaagtttTAGATGTTGGAGTTGGGGCAAATTGCATATACCCCCTTCTAGGGAATATTGTCTATAAATGGTCTTTTATAGGagtagatataaatatagattcTTTGAAATATtcttatataaatatcatattaaataataaagaaaatgatatcTTGTTAAAGTATCAACAtgataaacataaaatatttttaaatgtaatTAAACATTCGGATTTATACTTTTTCACAATGTGTAATCCTCCTTATTATACATTACTGGAAGAATTTAACAAAAACCCTTTTAGAAATGTAGAAGCAAATATAGATGAAGTAGTATATTATTCTGAAAATAACAATGAGGAGAACTGTAACGATGAAATAGCAAACATTAATGATGacaataaatatgatatatgCAATAATGTGAGCTCTTATAATGCACATGAACaaattagtaataataataaaatgaaagaaaaCGAAGAGAATTATAATTCTcctaaaaatgataataatacacCTTTTATAGGACCAAGAAATAGTAATATGGATGTAAAAACAAAAGACATAAATAGTCATTTACATAAAGGAGgagaatataaatttattatgaaaatgattaatgaaagtaaaatatttttttacaatgtAATATGGTTTACTACATTAGtatcaaaaaaaagtaatgtcaaattaataaaaaatgaaataatacaATCAATGAGATTATATAgtgtacataaaaaaaaacaaattaatttcTTAAACGATGTAATAAcaaataatttgtattttgataaatttttttattttaaaaatattaatagtaGTTCCTTTCCATTGTATATATCACAATATAGAATATTTGAGTCATATACTGGAAGAATAACTCGATGGATTTTATGTTGGTCATATTATAATGAATcacaaattaattatttaaaaaaaaagttttacgaaaaaaatattgaaaaccCCACATAg